The Ciconia boyciana chromosome 7, ASM3463844v1, whole genome shotgun sequence region GGGAATTAGCCTTCTTTGTCAAAAATTTGTACAACTTTTTCAAAAAcctaaaaagagagagagaagaatattaattttatgaagTGTTAGTCAAACAGTTACTTCAAGTTAAACCAGCACACACAATAAttgacagtatttaaaaaaatatataggttTTTCCTTAGAACATTCACAGTAATTCTTTAATAGTGAAATTGGCatcatatttcagaaaagcaaaagctcatgaaagtgaaaaagacaagacactgttaaacacagaaacactgaaaatgtgtttagTCCAGCTCATGTTCAAGCAGAACTAATTGATTTCTTAAAGTTATTTATATCTTAATCAGTTCTTCAAGAGTAAAAATAAGAGTTCCACAACCTCCCTCAGTAATGCATATCAGTGCTTAATTAGCACACTAACCACACACACATCTTAGAAGAGTGCCAAAAATATGTATCCTGCCACTGTCATCCCCATGGTTTTTTGGCTTATATACTTACTTCATCAACAGATTTAGAGGCATCCACTTTTCTGACTTTCCCCATTCTCTCATACAAATCTATTATAGGCTTAGTAGACTGCAGATATGTATGAATTCTAGGAGaaagcacaggggaaaaaagcattacatagtaaaatataaacagaaggGAACTGAAAAGTTTTGAAGATAGTACCTCTTTTCCAGACTCTCCCGATTATCATCACTCCTAccactgctttttcctctttcaagaCAGCGGCCAATACATATCTACAAAAAACATCAAAAGGATGATCATAACCAAGAACACAAGGTGCTATCTTGCAAGCcggaacaaaacaaaaatcctgaaaatctAAATAGGCCTGACAAAAAATACTGTCCAGATCTGGTGGATGTAACCAGAATTCACATGGAAAGTTACATTCTTCCAGAGAAAGAGGATGATAGCTTTACACTTCATCAGTTTATTAAAATGGGGGCTCTTAAAATGGGATTGGGGTCAGTGGAAGTAAAAGCAACATCAGGCTCTGTGGTTCGACTGGGTCTCCAACTTGAGccatttaaagaagaaaattacctGATTTTCAAGGATGTGTTCagactttctgaaaagcagcatgtCACGTTAGACTACTAATATATGCCTGCACTGAAAGAAAGTCACTGTATGTTCTCCCAAGAATTTTGTAAGGCTACATACTAAGTTATTGTAAGTTAAAATGTTCTTACTTGACATTGCTATAACAAAGACGTAAAAATCAAAATCTAAATAAAGACTGAAGAACTAACTATAGTTAAAAGCTGCCCAAGGAACTACGTTTTGAAACATAAAGTTAAGTAAGCAATGCTGACACATGTACACTTCATGAACACATTTATCCTACTCGTGCAAGAGGACAatagttaaaaattatttttttcctacaaagtACACCCATAGTAAAAAAACATCCAGAAGATCACGTAGGCATCGTTGTCTATTTTTAGATCTAGTAAAAAACATTAGAACCCCCAAATTAACACCCCaccaagtgaaaaaaatcatttaatcttatttaagtttttaaatagaaaaaaataatccctcaCTTGTtctttgagattaaaaaataattgcaattaagtgaaagaaaaagtaacaaaacttctcaggaaatcaggaaaaagagtaaaaggaaGAAACTCAACTTCAGGTGCTGGGATTCTCATAGCAGTTTTTATGCTTCAAGGGCACTGACATATTAAAAAGACAGCATATCATGGCACTTGTTAAATGAATATAATGTATCACTGTCAAAATGCCCTTGTAATCTAATAACTTGCTGAATAAAATGTTGATTACTGGCTATCCTATAGCACAGCTCATAACTATGAAAATAAagactgctgctgccagcactttAGAATTAAAGCAGACTGCTATCAAGTTCATTTTGGACTAAACAACAGTTACTAAGAGTAAACAGagtaatgttttctgaaaattaaccaaataattttgtataatgtatttaaagtttttataaATTTTCCTTAAGAATGCAATTGCCTGAAGTACTTCAATATAATTTATTCGCACATGATTATACCAAGTGCAATTAGCTGCCTGCTATTTCAAAAACATGCAgtttttcatctgcaaaaaCACATCGCCAAAAAATCCCTGAAACTCACAGACCAAGTTTTCCTTCTACTCTTACGGTAGTTCACTCACCACCTGACAGAGTTTTATTGTTCTTCTTGACTGATTCTCACAATATAGCAAGAAAGGAAGCTACAGAATAACACACTTCATTACCTCATTGTCACAAtcaaaaaagagaacaaaagaaacatctgCCTTTCCATCCATAGTCTTATTCCAGCCTTGAAGATTATCTTCATTCCTGGGAAATCCATCAATCAAGAACTTGTTCTTCTGGGAATTGGCAGCCATTGTTTGATCCATAGCCTgataaaagagaaattcaatTCATGATCTCCTGCACATACAACCATTTATCTACTTAAGAAATTACCCCCAAAATGTTGACATGGTAAGTtgagaagcatttattttaggATTACTGCAGatttacaaaatgtatttttgtttcactgtcAATGCACGCTAACTAATTCACTGATGCACCAACATAGCCTTCTTTCAAACTGAATTTACTATTTCATAAAGCTCAAAATCTCATAACACACAATCCCAGCTTTAAAGTTGATTTTCTACAAGATACTGGAAAGTGCTGTTACACAATAAGATGCCAAAACATCCCTGATCTAGAGTTAATTCTAATGGAAAAACTCCAGACAAATTCAGTGCCACAAGCAACAGAAGCCTTTTCTGTCTCAAAGGAGATACTCCAGTTGTTTTCCTGGACATCTAGTAAGGATAAAGGCTGGAGCTTTTCCTTCCACAGGAACATTAGCAGGTGCTCCTCTCCTTCACGTGGATATCTATTTTGATAAAACTTACAGAAACTTCGTACCTTTAAGGCCTCTACCCTCCAGTCAAATATGACTGAGCTGACCAAGAAGTCCAAAAGCTATTTAagggaaataagaaatacagaGTTTCACTGATTTCCCTAGAgctactaaaaaaataaaataaaaataatccattcTCACAGATCCCCAGGTATCAGAGGCCATCACCTACTGCCCTCCACCCAGCCAGAAAGAAACATGAGTAACTGCTAAGAGAAGCCCAGTATGTGATACGCACCTATGTGTCTGCCATTTCATACTACTCACACTGGAGGAAAGGCAATTCTTCCAGAATACAGCCACTGCTTTGTTGTTTAGTCTGCAAGAGTAAACCAGCAAGGAAATAGCCCTTTCCTTACCCTCTTCAGCAAGCTGATTGTTATTTCAACCGGTACAATCTCCCCCTCCTTAATGTAGTTCTCAATGAGTTCTCCATACTGTGAGCCTGGCCTTTTTCGTTCATCTCGAAGGAGGTCACCAGCAGAAAGGTGCGTGTAGCCGTATTTCTGAAACGTGCAAAACAAACAGGTATAGAGTCCCTTGAATTAGTATACATGCACAGTTAACCAGTCAACAGTGTCACCCACATTTATCTTTGCattacaagagaaaaatacagggaaTAGCCTCTTGCTAGTGACGGATCTATTCCGTCTTCAGTGTGTAATCTGACAATACAGCATACCCTGTATGCACAGAAAGCACAGCAGTAGAGAAATTCTTGGGTAAACTGCTCAACAAGGCTTTGGTCAGGCATTCGTGTACTGTTTTCAAAGGTAATGTTGTCATGTTTGGAAACAAGACTGTCTCAAAGTCCCCAAGGTGCTTCCTGAAATGTTACACTGTGCAATGAGACATTTAACAATCAGCAAATTACATACAAGCTATACCCCATCCTAATAGTTCAACGACTTAAAAATTCTCAGTGGTTATCAGTTACTGGGTCAAGTCTTCATTTACAAAGTGAAAAAGTTGAGATAGTGccttttcttgctgtatttatGCAATAGGTTTGTAATTTTATCTAATTACCTACTTAAAGAGAAGCACATGAGGTGATTCCAGGTCCTTTGGAGCTGGAGGAATGTTTCAAGCACAGCACGAGTCAGAAATCTTTACGCTCCCATTGTGGTTCTGGCACCaacttcctcctctgccttggTCAAATCACTTATAACTCTGCATCTAACACCGCAGCTACGCAAACATGCACTCCTCCaaacccagccctgcctgcctgcccctgctaCCTCCTTCCCTGGGATGAACGTGACAAACTCAGAGGGCAGCCCTTGGGGGAAGCTAGTGCCTTCTCGTAACGATGATGTGGCAGATGAAGGTAAACAGCTACACTGGTGCCACCCTATGTCACGCCATGTACAGTaaacagaaagagagcagagagaTCAGGTCTAAATCTATCAATTTGATACCAGGATGCAGGAACACAGCAAACACCATTACTCTCTTCTTTCACCTCAAACTACATCTAAAAAAAGTTGCCAATGCAAAATACCAATGAGAAGTATTTATTGCACTTGAATTTCTCAGGCATTTACCATCACAAATAGACACCTAGTGCAAACATACAAATGCCCTCTTACCAAAGAGAAATGCATTGTTATAAAGGAAATTTCAGAGCACAAAACAATCATTTTCTCAGCTCATTTAACACCACAAGAAAACTAACTAAGTGTACTATGCTTCTTGACCAAATATAGTCCATAAAAGCAGGCAATAAAGACATCTCCTTGGTGATTACTTAAGCTAGCTATACATCCAAAACAGAGTACACCTATACATACTCATCCTAAAGTTTcttacacaaaacaaaagcagcagcaaaaaactTCAGGGTTATCAGCTTGGCTGCAGCAACATCCAAAGCAAATTTCAACAAAGGTGCCTGAACAGCATAATAATGTGACTACACACTTTTTAAGGCTGTGAACTTGGGATTTAAAAACTTGGCTACTGGACTAAGTACAACAGAAATATTACACAACCCACTAAgtgactttaaaaacatttcagttgcTTTCCAATTTCACCCACAAAAGCGTGGAAAGTTAGTTCTGCCATAGTCATAATTTAAGAAGGGATATAATTACCTAAATCTCCAAAACTCTACACAGctggcaaaaaaaaggaagcaagattTTGCTCTAAAtaactg contains the following coding sequences:
- the CMPK1 gene encoding UMP-CMP kinase, yielding MKPVVVFVLGGPGAGKGTQCARIVEKYGYTHLSAGDLLRDERKRPGSQYGELIENYIKEGEIVPVEITISLLKRAMDQTMAANSQKNKFLIDGFPRNEDNLQGWNKTMDGKADVSFVLFFDCDNEICIGRCLERGKSSGRSDDNRESLEKRIHTYLQSTKPIIDLYERMGKVRKVDASKSVDEVFEKVVQIFDKEG